From the candidate division KSB1 bacterium genome, one window contains:
- a CDS encoding M14 family metallopeptidase yields MGVSLRARISRLVVLPCLLLQVAPGRAGVPSPEEFFGFRVGSEGLLLDYDQLRSYFYVLSQSSPRIRLHEVGRTTEGRPFLVAVISSVANLARESYFRALQARLADARVTSQEQAERLCSEARGVVDINCSIHPTEVGASQMAAELAYELLSEESPRAELVRNEVIALLIPAHNPDGLELVADWYRKYVGTPYEGTLPPFLYHRYTGHDLNRDWFMLTQVETGLTVDSVYNAWRPHVVVDMHQMGSQGARLFVPPYVDPIDPNVDPVLQAAMTALGAHVALELTVQGYAGVITHSGFDAWTPARAYPNYHGGIRFLVETASCLLASSVQVTPQADSGRRGEGLSRSWNLPLPWPGGPWTLRHIVDYDKAVAWAVLEHVARNRVLWVRNAYTVAQNALRARDEVSAFVVPRDQPDPPAALQMLQTLRRGLVEIYEAQAPFTIGGCCYAAGTYVIPLAQPYGGYARTLLEPTVYRPPRVHPDGPPAEPYDVTAHQLPLLMGVRVEKVSGPLPAGLHLKPAALEPMGGVREQRKAFAYLLAPHTHSHAAANLVMRTGGHVFWASEPFTAAGLLWPEGTFVLENVEHWQTLDSLARQAGLELVPVDSPLRVQLRRIASPRIAVYESYVAAADEGWLRWVLEKEGFSYQSVHDVDIRAGDLARRFDVVLLPSLSERALREGLSADRYPRAFAGGLGQEGIEQLRHFVAHGGTLIALGTACELPLRHCALPVRNVLEGKEGQRFRCPGSLVRMRCDPHHPLCYGMQEEGAAFVTEKMAFDPSSCEAPITFATNGLLLSGWLEGEDLIANRAAVAACSMGKGRVVLFGFRPHFRAWTVGTFRVLFNALYWGSLREQ; encoded by the coding sequence GTGGGAGTGAGTCTCCGGGCGCGGATCAGCCGGCTGGTTGTGTTACCCTGCCTACTTCTTCAGGTGGCTCCTGGCAGAGCAGGAGTCCCTTCTCCAGAGGAGTTTTTCGGCTTCCGCGTGGGGAGTGAGGGCCTGCTTCTGGACTATGACCAGTTGCGCTCTTATTTCTATGTTCTCTCCCAGTCTTCCCCTCGCATTCGACTCCATGAGGTCGGCCGCACTACCGAAGGGAGACCGTTTCTTGTGGCGGTGATTAGCTCTGTCGCCAACCTAGCGCGTGAGTCCTACTTCCGTGCGCTCCAAGCCAGACTCGCGGACGCACGCGTCACGAGCCAGGAGCAAGCCGAGCGCCTCTGCTCCGAGGCGCGCGGGGTGGTGGACATAAACTGCAGCATTCACCCCACCGAAGTGGGGGCTTCCCAAATGGCGGCAGAGCTCGCCTATGAACTTCTCAGCGAAGAATCGCCACGCGCCGAGCTGGTGCGCAACGAGGTGATCGCGCTGCTCATCCCAGCTCACAACCCAGATGGGCTTGAGCTGGTGGCAGACTGGTACCGCAAGTATGTGGGTACGCCCTATGAGGGGACTTTGCCGCCGTTTCTCTATCACCGTTACACTGGGCATGACCTAAACCGCGATTGGTTCATGCTCACTCAGGTGGAGACGGGGTTGACGGTGGACAGTGTGTACAACGCCTGGCGGCCGCATGTGGTAGTGGACATGCATCAGATGGGCTCACAGGGAGCACGGTTGTTTGTGCCACCTTACGTGGATCCCATTGACCCAAATGTGGACCCAGTGTTGCAGGCAGCCATGACGGCACTTGGGGCGCATGTTGCGTTAGAGCTCACTGTTCAGGGTTATGCAGGGGTCATCACGCACTCCGGCTTCGATGCATGGACACCGGCGCGTGCTTATCCAAATTACCACGGCGGCATCAGGTTTCTTGTCGAGACGGCGAGTTGCCTCCTGGCCAGCTCGGTCCAGGTGACGCCTCAGGCGGATAGCGGGCGTCGGGGCGAAGGTTTGAGCAGAAGTTGGAACTTGCCCCTCCCATGGCCTGGCGGTCCCTGGACCCTGCGCCACATCGTGGACTATGACAAAGCGGTGGCATGGGCCGTGTTGGAGCACGTGGCGCGCAACCGCGTGCTTTGGGTGCGCAACGCTTACACAGTGGCTCAGAATGCCCTACGGGCACGGGATGAGGTTTCCGCCTTCGTAGTACCTCGCGACCAGCCAGATCCGCCTGCGGCGCTCCAGATGCTGCAGACGTTGCGCCGCGGTCTGGTGGAAATCTACGAGGCACAAGCACCGTTCACCATCGGGGGCTGTTGTTACGCAGCAGGCACGTATGTCATCCCGCTCGCGCAACCGTACGGAGGCTACGCGCGTACGTTGTTGGAGCCCACCGTGTACCGGCCACCGCGCGTTCATCCCGACGGTCCTCCCGCCGAGCCCTATGACGTCACAGCCCACCAGCTGCCGCTGCTGATGGGAGTACGGGTGGAGAAAGTGTCGGGGCCGTTGCCGGCGGGCCTGCACCTGAAGCCAGCCGCACTGGAGCCCATGGGAGGCGTTCGAGAGCAGAGGAAGGCTTTCGCCTATCTGCTTGCGCCGCACACCCATTCCCACGCCGCAGCAAATCTGGTTATGCGTACCGGCGGGCACGTTTTCTGGGCCTCTGAACCCTTCACTGCAGCAGGACTGCTCTGGCCTGAAGGCACGTTTGTATTAGAAAACGTGGAGCATTGGCAGACATTGGATAGCCTAGCGCGCCAGGCAGGCCTGGAGCTTGTCCCTGTAGACAGCCCGCTCCGGGTCCAACTTCGGCGCATCGCGTCGCCGCGAATAGCCGTGTATGAGAGCTATGTGGCCGCCGCAGATGAGGGTTGGCTTCGCTGGGTGTTGGAGAAGGAGGGGTTTTCTTACCAGTCGGTGCACGACGTAGATATCAGAGCGGGTGACCTTGCCAGGCGTTTCGACGTGGTCCTCCTTCCCAGCCTTAGCGAGCGGGCCCTTCGAGAGGGACTCAGCGCGGATCGCTACCCGCGTGCCTTTGCTGGTGGCCTTGGCCAGGAGGGGATTGAGCAACTTCGACACTTCGTGGCCCACGGTGGGACGCTCATCGCGCTGGGCACGGCGTGTGAACTGCCGTTGCGCCACTGTGCACTCCCCGTGCGCAATGTGCTCGAGGGAAAAGAGGGCCAGAGATTCCGCTGTCCGGGCTCGCTGGTGCGGATGCGATGCGATCCCCACCATCCCCTCTGTTATGGCATGCAGGAGGAGGGAGCTGCTTTCGTCACCGAGAAGATGGCGTTTGATCCCTCCTCGTGTGAGGCGCCAATCACTTTCGCAACGAACGGACTGTTGCTGAGCGGGTGGTTGGAGGGAGAAGACCTCATCGCCAATCGAGCTGCTGTGGCGGCATGTTCCATGGGCAAGGGCAGGGTCGTCCTCTTCGGATTCAGGCCCCACTTTCGGGCCTGGACCGTGGGGACCTTTCGGGTGCTCTTCAATGCGCTGTACTGGGGATCGCTCAGGGAGCAGTAG
- a CDS encoding STAS domain-containing protein: protein MAIKEQMHGNVAVLQLKGNLMGGPETLEVHEKVKELVGKGINRVVMDLSKVKWVNSSGLGAMMGAMTTVRNAQGDLRLSGVTEKVQSLLMITKLVTIFDTFPTVEEAVASFGK from the coding sequence ATGGCAATCAAAGAACAGATGCATGGCAACGTGGCAGTCCTGCAACTCAAGGGCAACCTGATGGGGGGACCGGAAACGCTGGAGGTCCACGAAAAGGTGAAGGAGTTGGTCGGAAAGGGGATCAACCGCGTCGTGATGGACTTGTCCAAGGTCAAGTGGGTGAACAGCTCGGGTCTGGGTGCCATGATGGGTGCCATGACCACTGTGCGCAATGCTCAGGGGGACCTTCGCCTCTCAGGGGTGACGGAAAAAGTGCAAAGCCTGTTGATGATTACGAAGTTGGTCACGATTTTCGATACGTTTCCGACCGTGGAAGAGGCGGTCGCCAGCTTCGGCAAGTAA